In Pelorhabdus rhamnosifermentans, one genomic interval encodes:
- the cheB gene encoding chemotaxis-specific protein-glutamate methyltransferase CheB produces MEKLKVFVVDENAMDRKILSDAVYGTGLAIAVQTASNGKIALERLKQQTYDVVLLGALMTKAAGLETLEQMKHSYPEMMVIVVSAEAVEQSVVSMGALKHGAIDYVLKPNKEKNSSIVWLQNILRSTFLEIMVQKSMHFRNECGLTMDQDRKAEILPMKQGDFKGKPDVIVIASSTGGPEALGTVLAGLPAAIKQPILIVQHMPKDFTKLLAETLNRNCKLPVSEAKAEDVVQTGHIFIAPGGQHMTVKKSASGQKIIHLAKDKFVNGVCPAADVLFHSIAEVYSGKKVLALILTGMGRDGKQGVMAMKQTCDCYCMTQSERSSVVYGMPGSIAVAGLSDESVDLKQIPHRLRQILLA; encoded by the coding sequence GTGGAAAAACTAAAAGTATTTGTTGTTGATGAAAATGCAATGGATCGGAAAATATTATCTGATGCTGTGTATGGTACAGGGCTGGCCATTGCTGTGCAAACGGCATCAAATGGCAAGATTGCCTTGGAAAGGCTGAAACAACAAACTTATGATGTTGTATTGTTAGGTGCTTTGATGACAAAAGCAGCGGGCCTTGAGACGTTGGAACAAATGAAACATTCTTATCCAGAAATGATGGTTATTGTGGTAAGTGCTGAAGCGGTAGAACAGAGTGTAGTTTCGATGGGGGCGCTAAAACATGGTGCTATTGATTATGTTTTGAAACCAAATAAAGAGAAGAACTCCAGTATTGTTTGGCTGCAAAATATTTTACGTTCGACGTTTTTAGAAATTATGGTCCAAAAATCCATGCATTTTAGGAATGAATGCGGATTGACAATGGATCAGGACAGAAAAGCAGAAATCCTTCCTATGAAACAAGGAGATTTTAAGGGAAAACCGGATGTGATTGTTATTGCTTCTTCAACTGGGGGCCCAGAGGCGTTAGGCACTGTGTTAGCGGGACTTCCTGCCGCCATAAAACAACCTATTCTCATTGTCCAGCACATGCCAAAAGATTTTACGAAGCTCTTAGCTGAAACATTAAATAGAAACTGCAAATTGCCTGTTTCTGAAGCAAAGGCAGAAGACGTTGTTCAGACTGGCCACATCTTTATTGCTCCTGGCGGTCAACACATGACAGTTAAAAAAAGTGCGAGTGGTCAAAAAATAATTCACTTGGCGAAGGATAAGTTTGTAAATGGTGTTTGTCCGGCAGCTGATGTTTTATTTCACTCCATTGCAGAAGTGTATAGCGGGAAAAAAGTCCTCGCGTTGATTCTTACGGGTATGGGACGGGATGGTAAACAGGGCGTAATGGCTATGAAGCAAACTTGTGACTGCTACTGTATGACGCAAAGTGAGCGCAGTAGTGTTGTATATGGTATGCCAGGCAGTATTGCTGTTGCTGGATTATCGGATGAAAGCGTTGATTTAAAGCAAATACCGCATAGGTTAAGGCAGATTTTGTTAGCATAG
- a CDS encoding CheR family methyltransferase, with translation MNTSLSSQEFQLFQRYIEEQCGIRILNEKAYLIESRLSKFLIQFGLDSFEELYWLLSQQSQKNLAEKIIDAMTTNETLWFREQTPWKIMEQKLLPEYIQALRQESCDKIRIWSAACASGQEPYSIAMCLDHYLVEHHIQDITLDHFEILATDISHTVLRMAKMGKYDNISMARGLSKEYRDRYFEQKGRIWTLDKHIKERVQFKQFNLQESFLFLGKFDLIFFRYVAIYFSDLFRTEVVHKITAALKDKGVLIWGNSEVFLNYQDDYEAENYDSANFYRLRSGDA, from the coding sequence ATGAATACGAGCTTGTCTTCACAAGAATTTCAATTATTTCAACGCTATATTGAAGAACAGTGCGGGATTCGTATTTTGAATGAGAAAGCCTATCTCATTGAAAGTCGGTTATCAAAGTTTTTAATTCAATTTGGGTTAGATAGTTTTGAAGAACTCTATTGGCTACTTAGTCAACAATCACAAAAAAATTTAGCGGAAAAAATTATTGATGCCATGACAACAAATGAAACATTATGGTTTAGAGAACAGACGCCATGGAAAATCATGGAGCAAAAACTATTACCCGAATATATTCAGGCCCTTAGACAAGAAAGTTGTGACAAAATTCGCATATGGAGTGCTGCTTGTGCGAGTGGACAGGAGCCGTATTCTATTGCGATGTGCCTGGACCACTACTTAGTAGAGCATCATATTCAAGATATTACATTAGATCATTTTGAAATCTTGGCTACGGATATTTCTCATACAGTATTGCGTATGGCTAAGATGGGGAAATACGACAATATTTCTATGGCACGGGGATTAAGTAAAGAATATCGTGACAGGTATTTTGAGCAGAAAGGTAGAATTTGGACATTAGATAAGCACATTAAAGAACGTGTTCAATTCAAACAGTTTAATTTGCAAGAGAGCTTTTTGTTCTTAGGAAAATTCGATCTAATATTTTTTCGTTATGTAGCTATTTATTTTTCAGATTTGTTCCGAACAGAAGTTGTTCATAAAATTACTGCGGCTTTAAAGGATAAAGGCGTGCTGATTTGGGGCAATTCAGAGGTGTTTTTAAATTATCAGGATGACTATGAAGCCGAGAACTACGACAGTGCTAATTTTTATCGACTAAGGAGTGGAGATGCATGA
- a CDS encoding response regulator — protein sequence MKILSVDDSAIIRKIIRSGVELLDFELLEAADGMEALKILAQSKDVGLILLDWNMPGMDGMDFLLKVKNSESFPDIPIMMVTTESEKENIIKAIQAGAINYLVKPFTIEELMKKVLECVEEGA from the coding sequence ATGAAAATATTATCCGTTGATGACTCGGCCATTATCCGGAAGATTATTCGTAGCGGCGTGGAATTGTTAGATTTTGAATTATTGGAAGCGGCAGATGGTATGGAAGCTTTGAAAATATTAGCACAGTCAAAAGACGTTGGATTGATTTTATTAGATTGGAATATGCCTGGTATGGATGGTATGGATTTTTTACTGAAAGTAAAAAATAGTGAGTCATTCCCGGATATACCCATTATGATGGTGACTACAGAGAGTGAAAAGGAAAATATTATTAAAGCTATTCAAGCAGGGGCGATCAATTATCTTGTGAAACCGTTTACGATTGAGGAGTTAATGAAAAAAGTACTGGAGTGTGTTGAGGAAGGGGCGTAA
- a CDS encoding chemotaxis protein CheX, with product MQQDRKFLQQCLSQAVIDVFATMAGLDMCETKERTQACRQGQNELTGIMMILSGRNAVLSITMDKKDAQTIISFMTGTVLEELVDSELYDGVAELINMIAGRFKASLIDTDYHFSITPPFTIVGKKHFIVYKQTMFQITMHFQADETPIHLNLTYL from the coding sequence TTGCAGCAAGATCGAAAGTTTTTACAGCAATGTTTGTCACAGGCTGTTATTGATGTATTCGCTACAATGGCTGGTCTGGATATGTGTGAAACGAAAGAACGAACTCAAGCTTGTAGACAAGGGCAAAATGAACTTACTGGCATTATGATGATTTTAAGCGGTAGAAATGCCGTGTTGTCTATTACGATGGACAAGAAAGATGCCCAAACAATTATTTCGTTTATGACGGGAACGGTTCTTGAAGAATTAGTTGATTCGGAATTGTATGATGGTGTTGCCGAGTTAATCAACATGATTGCCGGACGTTTCAAGGCATCGTTGATTGATACGGACTATCATTTTTCTATTACGCCACCATTTACTATTGTTGGGAAAAAACATTTTATTGTCTATAAACAGACGATGTTTCAAATTACGATGCATTTTCAAGCTGATGAGACTCCCATTCATTTAAATTTGACTTATTTGTAA
- a CDS encoding 2-hydroxyacyl-CoA dehydratase yields the protein MNRVLRVGIDIGSTTIKMVILDEQNSIVFQQYLRHFSNITTTLQEMVAKAQGMLKQKMLSVMFTGSAGIGISKSLELPFVQEVIACTKAVRHIIPNTDTVIELGGEDAKITYFGSTVEQRMNGVCAGGTGAFIDHMAALLHTDPAGLNGLAKQYHTLYPIASRCGVFAKTDVQALMNDGVPKADIAASILQAVVNQTISSLAQGRPISGKVAFLGGPLYFLSELRKRFIETLNLKKDQVISPESSPYFVAIGAALISQSEPFSYECLYERTPKMVHLSADNQEKLEPLFTSDEEYQLFKERHAQDAVLREKIADYSGNAYLGIDAGSTTTKLALISDEGKLLYSYYGSNQGKPLDTVILALKELYSHLHDQIRIVNSTVTGYGEQFIKAALQVDIGEVETVAHFKAANSFLPGVTFVLDIGGQDMKSFFVRSGIIDSIMLNEACSSGCGSFIENFAQSMKMDVKEFALLGLKSQQPVDLGTRCTVFMNSKVKQAQKEGAQVSDISAGISLSVVKNALFKVIRLKDVDQLGDKIVVQGGTFYNDAVLRALEKILGKNVVRPDISGIMGAYGAALIAKERCYEGQCSTLLQAEELKNFSSDTTMHRCSFCGNHCLITTQLFSNGQKYSAGNRCERGVGKEKAGSGIPNIYEYKYKRLFQYVPLAASVAKRGTIGLPRVLNMYEDYPFWFTFFTTLGYRVVLSGRSSHKLYEMGMETIPSESICYPAKLVHGHMADLVQRGIKKIFYPCIPYNIQEDKEADDYYNCPIVTSYPENIQANMDVFHHDNLVFYHPFLPLDNEKRLVKRLVHELAAENLVKKDIIEAVKKAYDELEHYKDDVRRKGEEILSLMSQTNQKGIVLAGRPYHVDPEINHGLPELIQSYGLAILSEDSIWHLAVTERPLRVVDQWTYHSRLYRAANFVVHQPNLELIQLNSFGCGLDAVAMDQVKEILEAHDKIHTVVKLDEINNLGAARIRIRSLIAALNERNKSSVVPHNRHYRYNKAVFTADMKKRHTILAPQMSPIHFQFFEAAFKQAGYNLVIVAMPDKEAVDEGLKFVHNDVCYPAIIVVGQLLKALKSGEFNLDNTSIMLSQTGGGCRATNYVAIMQKALTDAGMPQVPVISLGGENSPGFSLSISLLKHLVIGLIYGDLLMRVLYRVRPYEKQSGAANALYAKWVAKCQQDLLNGTKQEFKNNIYGIVKDFDGLPIDEQLIKPRVGIVGEILVKYHPGANNHLVDLLEGEGAEAVVLDLMDFFLYCAYDRKVKYDLLSGTFVNRVKGSLFIKAIEFYRKELKKALLLSQRFAPPLAIGQIAGLAAPHLSLANLTGEGWLLTGEMVELIERGIHNIICLQPFACLPNHITGKGMIREIRRSYPDVNIVPIDYDPGASEVNQLNRIKLMMAVAREKVQQDLRII from the coding sequence ATGAATAGAGTGCTGCGTGTTGGGATTGATATTGGTTCAACTACAATCAAAATGGTTATTCTTGATGAACAGAATAGTATTGTTTTTCAGCAGTATTTACGGCACTTTTCGAATATCACGACGACTCTTCAGGAAATGGTTGCCAAAGCACAAGGAATGCTGAAACAGAAAATGTTATCCGTTATGTTTACAGGTTCGGCAGGCATTGGCATATCGAAATCGCTGGAGTTGCCTTTTGTACAAGAGGTCATTGCTTGTACGAAGGCAGTTAGGCATATTATACCTAATACGGATACGGTGATTGAGCTTGGTGGGGAAGATGCGAAGATCACTTATTTTGGCAGTACTGTAGAACAGCGTATGAATGGTGTATGCGCAGGGGGGACAGGTGCATTTATTGATCACATGGCTGCTTTGCTTCATACGGATCCGGCCGGCCTCAATGGATTAGCCAAGCAATATCATACGCTTTATCCGATTGCATCGCGGTGTGGCGTATTTGCCAAGACGGATGTGCAGGCACTTATGAATGATGGAGTGCCTAAGGCGGATATTGCGGCATCTATTTTACAAGCTGTCGTCAATCAGACCATTAGTAGTTTGGCTCAGGGACGGCCGATTAGTGGAAAAGTGGCTTTTTTGGGCGGTCCTTTATATTTTTTATCGGAACTGCGTAAACGATTTATTGAAACATTGAATTTAAAGAAAGACCAAGTCATTAGTCCCGAAAGTTCTCCTTATTTTGTGGCCATTGGTGCGGCACTTATTTCGCAAAGCGAACCTTTTTCTTATGAATGTTTATATGAACGGACGCCGAAAATGGTTCATTTAAGTGCAGATAATCAGGAAAAGCTTGAGCCGCTTTTTACGAGTGACGAGGAATATCAATTGTTTAAGGAACGCCATGCTCAAGATGCTGTGTTAAGAGAAAAAATAGCTGATTATTCAGGTAATGCTTATTTGGGAATAGACGCCGGTTCAACAACAACGAAGCTTGCTCTTATTAGTGATGAGGGAAAATTATTATATTCCTACTATGGTAGTAATCAGGGCAAGCCGCTGGACACAGTGATTTTAGCGCTGAAAGAGTTATATAGCCATTTACATGATCAGATTCGAATTGTTAATTCCACTGTTACAGGATATGGTGAGCAGTTTATTAAAGCAGCATTGCAAGTGGATATTGGTGAAGTGGAAACTGTTGCTCATTTTAAAGCTGCGAATTCTTTTTTGCCTGGTGTTACATTTGTTCTCGATATTGGGGGGCAAGATATGAAAAGCTTTTTTGTTCGTAGTGGGATTATTGATTCCATTATGCTCAATGAAGCATGTTCATCTGGTTGTGGTTCTTTTATCGAAAATTTCGCCCAATCCATGAAAATGGATGTAAAAGAGTTTGCTCTTTTAGGTCTTAAATCACAGCAGCCCGTTGATCTTGGTACGCGCTGCACTGTATTTATGAATTCTAAGGTGAAGCAGGCCCAAAAAGAAGGGGCTCAGGTTAGTGATATTTCAGCAGGTATTTCCCTATCTGTTGTAAAAAATGCCTTGTTTAAGGTTATTCGGCTAAAAGATGTTGATCAATTAGGTGATAAAATTGTTGTTCAAGGCGGAACTTTTTACAATGATGCCGTGCTGCGTGCGTTAGAGAAGATTCTTGGCAAGAATGTTGTTCGACCAGATATTTCCGGGATTATGGGGGCCTATGGTGCGGCCCTTATTGCCAAAGAGCGGTGCTATGAAGGACAGTGCTCTACTTTGTTGCAAGCGGAGGAGCTGAAGAACTTTTCGTCAGATACGACAATGCACCGTTGTTCCTTCTGTGGAAATCATTGTCTGATTACGACGCAGCTGTTTTCAAACGGCCAGAAATATTCTGCAGGCAACCGTTGTGAACGAGGAGTGGGCAAAGAAAAGGCTGGTTCTGGCATTCCTAATATTTATGAGTACAAATATAAACGTCTTTTTCAATATGTACCTCTGGCGGCTTCTGTAGCAAAACGGGGAACGATCGGGTTACCACGCGTATTGAACATGTATGAAGACTATCCATTTTGGTTTACCTTTTTTACAACATTAGGTTATCGCGTCGTTTTGTCGGGACGGTCATCGCATAAATTATATGAAATGGGCATGGAAACCATCCCTTCAGAGTCAATTTGTTATCCTGCCAAACTTGTTCATGGTCATATGGCTGATTTAGTCCAACGAGGCATCAAAAAAATATTTTATCCTTGCATTCCTTATAATATTCAGGAGGACAAAGAAGCTGACGACTATTATAATTGTCCTATTGTGACCTCTTATCCGGAAAATATTCAGGCTAATATGGATGTTTTTCATCATGACAATCTGGTGTTTTATCATCCTTTTTTACCGCTTGACAATGAAAAACGGCTGGTTAAAAGGCTGGTTCATGAACTGGCAGCTGAAAATCTTGTGAAGAAAGATATCATTGAAGCTGTGAAAAAAGCTTATGACGAACTTGAACATTACAAAGACGATGTGAGACGAAAAGGCGAAGAAATTCTTTCTTTGATGTCTCAAACGAATCAGAAGGGAATTGTTTTGGCAGGACGGCCTTATCATGTGGATCCAGAGATTAATCACGGTTTGCCTGAATTGATTCAGTCATACGGATTGGCTATTCTGTCAGAAGATTCTATTTGGCATTTAGCTGTAACAGAAAGGCCGCTACGTGTTGTAGACCAATGGACATATCATTCCCGTCTCTACCGTGCAGCCAATTTTGTTGTACACCAGCCCAACTTGGAGCTAATACAGCTTAATTCCTTTGGTTGCGGTCTTGATGCTGTCGCAATGGATCAAGTCAAAGAAATACTTGAAGCACATGATAAAATTCACACAGTCGTCAAGCTTGATGAAATTAATAACTTGGGTGCCGCAAGAATTAGGATCCGGTCGCTTATTGCTGCATTAAACGAGCGAAATAAGAGTTCGGTAGTGCCTCATAACAGGCATTATCGGTATAATAAAGCTGTTTTTACGGCGGACATGAAGAAAAGACATACTATTTTGGCGCCGCAAATGTCTCCGATACATTTTCAGTTTTTTGAGGCTGCATTTAAACAGGCAGGCTATAATCTCGTTATTGTGGCCATGCCTGACAAAGAAGCGGTGGATGAAGGCTTAAAATTTGTGCACAATGATGTGTGTTATCCGGCGATTATCGTTGTGGGGCAATTGCTTAAAGCCCTAAAATCGGGCGAATTCAATCTAGACAATACATCCATCATGCTGTCGCAGACCGGTGGCGGATGTCGTGCTACCAATTATGTTGCGATTATGCAAAAAGCTTTAACTGATGCAGGTATGCCGCAGGTACCCGTTATTTCTCTAGGGGGGGAAAATTCGCCTGGCTTTTCTTTATCAATTTCACTCTTGAAACATTTAGTTATAGGACTTATTTATGGCGATTTGCTTATGCGCGTTCTCTACCGCGTACGGCCTTATGAGAAACAGTCCGGTGCGGCGAATGCCCTGTATGCAAAGTGGGTGGCAAAATGTCAACAGGATCTTTTAAATGGTACAAAACAAGAGTTTAAAAATAACATTTATGGTATTGTAAAAGATTTTGATGGTTTGCCTATTGATGAGCAGCTTATTAAACCGCGCGTCGGCATAGTCGGGGAAATTTTGGTCAAATATCACCCCGGAGCCAACAATCATCTTGTTGATTTGTTAGAAGGCGAAGGGGCGGAAGCAGTTGTATTGGACTTGATGGACTTTTTTTTGTATTGTGCCTATGATAGAAAAGTAAAATATGATCTGTTGTCTGGAACTTTTGTGAATCGAGTCAAGGGAAGTTTATTCATCAAAGCCATTGAATTTTATCGGAAAGAGCTTAAAAAAGCGCTGCTTTTGAGTCAACGTTTTGCTCCCCCTCTTGCAATCGGCCAAATTGCTGGACTTGCGGCTCCGCATTTATCACTCGCAAATCTAACAGGTGAAGGCTGGCTCTTAACAGGCGAGATGGTGGAACTGATTGAGCGTGGTATTCATAATATCATTTGTTTACAGCCCTTTGCTTGTCTTCCTAATCATATTACAGGCAAAGGGATGATTAGAGAAATACGCCGCTCCTATCCCGATGTCAACATTGTTCCGATTGATTACGATCCAGGGGCAAGTGAGGTAAATCAGCTGAATCGCATCAAACTGATGATGGCAGTTGCCAGGGAAAAAGTTCAACAAGACCTTCGGATAATCTAG
- a CDS encoding thiamine diphosphokinase: MGHSLTLPQAKCSFGKALFQHHVLLVAGGRSPQNEWLIQAAQGVPVWCVDQGIDYCYDSGIIPERLVGDGDSASEAGWAWGKTLQIPVDVYPVEKDFTDLQLALQRVGSVYSQAMIVVTGVWGGRFDHIFSNIYSLVGCCDQMDWIGCCAADEKEVLILLKGCDTLAIKMKKQAEVISLLPLSDCSGVSIDGVHWPLKDVVLKQGFPYAISNRPIGFNRDITVAVENGWLGVYFCWNTHDLQKR, from the coding sequence ATGGGACATAGTTTAACATTACCGCAGGCAAAGTGTTCTTTTGGCAAGGCATTATTTCAGCATCACGTGTTGCTTGTTGCAGGCGGAAGGTCGCCACAAAATGAGTGGTTGATTCAAGCGGCTCAGGGAGTTCCGGTATGGTGTGTCGATCAAGGCATTGATTATTGTTACGATAGTGGTATCATTCCAGAGCGGTTAGTTGGTGATGGTGACAGTGCAAGTGAGGCAGGTTGGGCTTGGGGAAAGACACTACAGATCCCTGTTGATGTTTATCCTGTTGAAAAAGATTTCACTGATTTACAGTTGGCTTTGCAAAGAGTAGGTTCTGTGTACAGCCAAGCCATGATTGTTGTAACAGGTGTGTGGGGAGGCCGTTTCGATCATATATTTAGTAATATCTATTCTTTAGTAGGTTGTTGTGATCAAATGGACTGGATTGGCTGTTGTGCCGCAGATGAAAAAGAAGTCCTTATTTTGTTAAAAGGTTGTGATACTTTAGCTATTAAGATGAAAAAACAGGCTGAAGTGATTTCGCTACTGCCTCTTTCGGATTGTTCAGGCGTTTCGATTGATGGCGTTCATTGGCCTTTAAAAGATGTCGTCTTGAAACAAGGTTTCCCCTATGCCATTAGCAACCGCCCAATTGGCTTCAATAGGGATATTACCGTGGCTGTAGAGAACGGTTGGTTAGGTGTTTATTTTTGCTGGAATACGCATGATTTACAGAAGCGATAA
- the thiT gene encoding energy-coupled thiamine transporter ThiT — translation MEVDFFSHLSKIMDNPSSVAALVGMLILILAFLRIKKLVFNTQMIVHIGIALALTVVLHALRLYHMPQGGSITFGAMIPLFLISFRYGPIMGYFAGFIYGLLNLIQDPYILHPVQVLFDYPLPYMALGLAGYFKDRYFMGVLVGICGRFFCHFVSGVVFFASYAPPNVSPYWYSLTANAAYLVPELAICLILMRVLPVRSLLISMR, via the coding sequence ATGGAAGTTGATTTTTTTAGCCATTTGTCAAAAATTATGGATAATCCTTCAAGTGTTGCCGCTCTTGTGGGAATGCTGATTCTTATTTTGGCATTCTTACGCATAAAGAAACTTGTTTTCAATACGCAAATGATTGTTCACATCGGGATTGCCTTGGCTTTAACCGTTGTTTTACATGCCTTACGTCTTTACCATATGCCGCAAGGAGGAAGTATTACTTTTGGAGCGATGATACCGCTGTTTTTAATTTCGTTTCGTTATGGTCCTATTATGGGTTATTTTGCCGGTTTTATCTATGGTCTACTCAATTTGATACAGGATCCCTATATTTTACATCCTGTGCAGGTCCTCTTTGACTATCCTTTGCCTTATATGGCGTTAGGTTTGGCAGGCTATTTTAAGGACCGTTATTTTATGGGTGTTCTTGTTGGTATTTGTGGCCGGTTTTTTTGCCATTTTGTATCAGGAGTTGTCTTTTTTGCTAGTTATGCACCGCCGAATGTCTCTCCTTATTGGTACTCGTTGACTGCCAATGCCGCTTATTTAGTACCTGAACTAGCCATTTGTCTCATCCTGATGCGTGTTTTACCAGTAAGGAGTTTGCTCATCAGCATGAGATAA
- a CDS encoding 3-hydroxyacyl-ACP dehydratase FabZ family protein: protein MTDIKTLLPQRAPFLFVDKIISATPEEILGIKTYDSTFLFYQEYFSKQKIIPNMLLVESLVQCGGAGITRLGLFKNVLWGLAAVENVRFFDFIEPNATVTMTVKNLKISQIALKQTGVAFYQDKAILEATWLCLRLPNEIVRTS from the coding sequence ATGACTGATATAAAGACACTTCTTCCCCAACGAGCCCCGTTTTTATTTGTCGATAAAATTATTTCGGCAACGCCAGAAGAAATTTTAGGAATAAAAACTTATGATTCCACTTTTCTATTTTACCAAGAATATTTTTCTAAACAAAAAATAATACCAAATATGCTACTCGTGGAATCCCTCGTACAATGCGGTGGCGCAGGTATCACCCGTTTAGGCTTATTTAAAAACGTCTTATGGGGTTTAGCCGCTGTAGAAAATGTCAGATTTTTCGATTTTATTGAACCGAATGCAACAGTAACAATGACAGTAAAAAATTTAAAAATATCCCAAATCGCACTCAAACAAACTGGAGTGGCTTTTTATCAAGATAAAGCCATTCTAGAAGCCACCTGGTTATGCTTAAGACTCCCAAACGAAATAGTCAGAACATCATAA
- a CDS encoding AMP-binding protein, translated as MLIHSNITHFGKSQAQKLCLIHGTTRLTYQELIQKVNLLAQRLATKIQKGDKVLVKQINPVSQLLYFLSTVKAGGCCIFVDASTSQEVCTSLMEEQKIVLAIDENFQLSKNKTATLPDIYPEDIFLGALSSGSTGTPRLIWRSHQSWTNAFPSQSIVFHISPKDTIYLAGSLAYTANLNACLHLLAEGGTVVMASNHLPRTWVREIKQHQVSAMFMVPAHYRLLLKVIDAPLNQITSLVTAGAKIDGQTVQNLVKAFPQANICEYYGASELGHVSYSATKDLLSHPESVGKAFPGVTLTIEQDTIWAESPYLAPEYSPKSTVGDLGKIDKEGYLYLLGRKSGIINSGGIKIIPEQLENILRRCPGIDEAVVGGITDPMRGQKVCAWIVKKKPTLLAADILDYCRQKMLSSCCPQQIIFVDEIPMNSNGKIDRIRLKAQ; from the coding sequence ATGTTAATTCATAGCAACATCACTCATTTTGGAAAAAGTCAGGCCCAGAAGCTGTGTCTGATTCATGGCACTACCCGGCTAACATACCAAGAACTCATACAAAAGGTGAATCTTCTCGCTCAACGCTTAGCAACAAAAATACAAAAAGGCGATAAAGTCCTGGTGAAACAAATAAACCCTGTCTCGCAGTTACTATATTTCTTAAGTACCGTAAAAGCCGGTGGCTGTTGCATCTTTGTAGACGCCTCAACATCGCAAGAGGTGTGTACAAGCCTCATGGAAGAACAAAAAATTGTTCTTGCTATCGACGAAAATTTTCAATTGTCAAAAAACAAAACAGCAACACTCCCTGATATTTATCCTGAAGACATCTTCTTGGGAGCCTTAAGTTCCGGCAGTACAGGCACACCAAGGCTGATCTGGCGAAGCCATCAAAGCTGGACAAACGCTTTCCCTAGTCAAAGTATAGTCTTCCATATCAGCCCTAAAGATACGATCTATTTGGCAGGATCATTGGCGTACACAGCTAATCTAAATGCTTGCCTTCATCTCCTTGCTGAAGGTGGTACCGTCGTAATGGCCAGCAATCACCTGCCCCGAACATGGGTGAGAGAAATAAAACAACATCAGGTCAGTGCGATGTTTATGGTTCCTGCTCACTACCGCCTGTTATTGAAAGTAATCGACGCGCCCCTTAATCAGATAACATCGCTCGTCACTGCCGGAGCCAAAATAGATGGACAAACCGTCCAAAACCTCGTAAAAGCTTTTCCTCAAGCAAATATTTGTGAATATTATGGGGCAAGTGAACTGGGTCATGTCAGCTATTCCGCAACAAAAGACCTGTTAAGTCATCCTGAATCAGTCGGTAAAGCCTTTCCAGGCGTTACCCTGACTATTGAGCAAGACACGATTTGGGCAGAAAGTCCTTACTTAGCTCCCGAATATAGTCCTAAGTCTACTGTAGGTGATCTAGGTAAAATCGACAAGGAAGGTTACTTATATTTATTGGGAAGAAAAAGCGGTATCATCAATAGCGGCGGAATAAAAATCATTCCTGAGCAACTAGAAAACATTTTACGCCGCTGTCCGGGAATTGACGAAGCCGTTGTAGGTGGAATAACTGATCCCATGCGAGGACAAAAAGTCTGTGCCTGGATTGTAAAAAAGAAGCCCACTTTGTTAGCAGCCGACATTTTGGATTATTGTCGACAAAAAATGCTCTCGTCTTGCTGTCCACAACAGATTATCTTTGTTGATGAAATACCAATGAATAGTAACGGAAAAATCGATCGAATACGTTTAAAAGCCCAATGA